A window of the Arenibacter algicola genome harbors these coding sequences:
- the nadB gene encoding L-aspartate oxidase, with product MVNANFLVIGSGVAGLTYAVKIAQRFPNKTVIIVTKADEQESNTKYAQGGVAVVLDLEEDSFQKHIQDTLVAGDGLCDEAVVEMVIKEGPQRLKELMLWGASFDINDSGKLDLGIEGGHSEYRVVHHKDITGFEIERALLQQVHKLSNVTVLSYHFAMDLITEHHLNTPESKNITCYGAYVLDQKTGDIITIRADSTLLASGGIGRVYGHTTNPIIATGDGIAMAYRAKAEIKDMEIVQFHPTALYNNKDGRSFLISEAVRGLGAVLRNKNGHRFMPDYDKRAELASRDIVSQSIDKELKKSGDTHVFLDCTHLDIDVFKNHFPNIYQECLINHIDVEKDWIPVVPASHYLCGGIVVDKNGKTSVTNLFACGECSRTGLHGANRLASNSLLEALVYAHNIFEYHTAHPVDSRCTTIPEWNDDGTSIPKEYVLIQHNLTQLQALMRDYVGIVRSNSRLTKAVRHLDLIYNEVEELYKSVKINTSLCELRNMVNVAHLIIRQSLERKHNKGGYYNVDNVHTDKDSRIKDLL from the coding sequence ATGGTAAATGCAAATTTTCTTGTTATAGGCTCGGGCGTGGCAGGATTGACCTACGCCGTAAAAATTGCCCAGAGGTTTCCCAATAAGACGGTAATTATAGTCACTAAGGCAGATGAGCAGGAATCCAACACAAAATATGCCCAAGGTGGTGTTGCCGTAGTATTGGATTTAGAGGAAGATTCTTTTCAAAAACACATTCAAGATACTTTGGTTGCGGGAGACGGATTGTGTGATGAAGCCGTGGTTGAAATGGTTATAAAGGAAGGTCCACAACGGCTCAAGGAATTAATGCTCTGGGGTGCCAGTTTTGATATTAATGATTCCGGTAAGCTGGATTTAGGAATTGAAGGTGGACACTCTGAATACCGTGTCGTGCACCATAAGGATATTACAGGGTTCGAGATAGAGCGAGCATTGCTGCAACAAGTTCATAAATTGTCCAATGTCACTGTTTTATCCTATCATTTTGCAATGGACCTGATTACTGAACATCATCTTAATACCCCGGAATCAAAAAATATAACATGCTACGGGGCTTACGTATTAGATCAAAAGACGGGAGATATTATTACGATTAGAGCAGATAGTACGTTATTGGCATCGGGTGGTATTGGTCGGGTATACGGTCATACCACAAATCCAATAATAGCAACAGGGGACGGCATAGCAATGGCCTATAGAGCAAAAGCTGAAATTAAGGATATGGAGATTGTACAGTTTCATCCCACGGCGCTGTATAACAATAAAGATGGACGCTCATTTCTGATTTCCGAAGCGGTCAGGGGGTTAGGTGCCGTTTTACGAAATAAAAACGGACATAGATTTATGCCAGATTATGATAAAAGAGCAGAATTAGCTTCGAGGGATATCGTATCCCAAAGCATAGACAAAGAGTTGAAAAAATCAGGGGATACCCATGTCTTTTTAGACTGCACCCACCTGGATATAGATGTCTTCAAAAATCATTTTCCAAATATTTATCAAGAATGCCTGATCAACCATATTGATGTTGAAAAAGATTGGATTCCCGTTGTTCCCGCTTCACATTACCTATGTGGTGGCATTGTTGTGGATAAGAACGGAAAAACTTCGGTCACCAACCTATTTGCCTGCGGTGAGTGCTCAAGAACAGGATTGCACGGGGCCAATAGATTGGCTTCGAACTCCTTATTGGAAGCTTTGGTTTATGCCCATAATATATTTGAATATCACACTGCACATCCGGTTGATTCGAGATGCACAACCATTCCTGAATGGAATGATGACGGCACAAGCATTCCCAAAGAATATGTTCTAATACAACACAATCTTACACAGTTGCAGGCACTAATGCGGGATTATGTGGGAATTGTAAGAAGCAATAGTCGTTTAACAAAAGCAGTTCGGCATCTTGACCTGATTTACAATGAGGTCGAGGAACTTTATAAAAGCGTAAAAATTAACACTTCGCTCTGTGAATTAAGAAACATGGTGAATGTAGCTCATTTAATTATTCGCCAATCCTTGGAACGAAAGCATAACAAAGGTGGTTATTACAATGTGGACAATGTACATACCGATAAGGATAGTCGGATAAAAGATCTATTGTAA
- a CDS encoding DUF438 domain-containing protein has protein sequence MNSFMPVIKELQEGHPLKVYYEESSLIQELLMALYQADPTEDFQKYFNIFNELATIEKRFARKENQLFPYLEKHGWTGPSQGMWSFHDNLRHQIRLINQYNKERNTSLIKENTPYLIEGIKRLLTIEDVRLFPKAMELLTEEEWKEFYLGDEEIGWMLHQRPKPFPPLENEGYVHPSQDFSEQKLTFSLKDTFHYDEGYLTPDQVNLLLRVLPVDLTYVDENDKVIFYNRGEERVFPRSKGIIGREVRFCHPPKSVQTVLRILEEFKKGTKDEASFWINFKERTIYIRYFAVRDKDKNYKGVVEMSQDITDIKKLEGQKRLLEWN, from the coding sequence ATGAATTCATTTATGCCAGTGATAAAGGAACTACAGGAAGGTCATCCCTTAAAAGTCTATTACGAGGAAAGTTCTTTGATCCAGGAATTATTAATGGCATTGTACCAGGCAGATCCAACTGAGGATTTTCAAAAGTATTTTAACATATTCAATGAATTGGCGACTATTGAAAAGCGCTTTGCCCGGAAAGAAAACCAATTATTTCCGTATTTGGAAAAACACGGATGGACGGGACCTAGCCAGGGAATGTGGTCGTTCCATGATAATTTACGGCACCAAATTCGTTTGATAAATCAATATAACAAAGAGCGAAATACCTCTTTGATCAAGGAAAATACCCCCTATTTAATTGAAGGTATCAAACGCCTTTTGACGATTGAGGATGTACGGTTGTTTCCAAAGGCCATGGAATTATTGACCGAAGAGGAATGGAAGGAATTCTACCTAGGTGATGAAGAAATCGGATGGATGTTGCACCAGCGCCCAAAGCCCTTCCCGCCTCTTGAAAATGAAGGATATGTACATCCAAGTCAGGATTTTAGTGAACAAAAGTTGACTTTTTCATTAAAAGACACCTTCCACTACGATGAGGGATACTTGACCCCTGATCAAGTAAATTTGTTATTGCGGGTATTACCTGTAGACCTTACTTATGTTGATGAGAACGACAAGGTAATTTTCTATAACCGAGGGGAAGAAAGGGTCTTTCCGCGAAGTAAAGGAATTATTGGCCGTGAGGTTCGGTTTTGCCATCCGCCAAAAAGTGTTCAGACCGTACTTCGGATACTGGAAGAATTCAAGAAAGGGACCAAGGATGAGGCCAGTTTTTGGATCAATTTTAAGGAAAGAACTATTTACATCAGGTATTTCGCTGTACGCGACAAGGACAAAAATTATAAGGGAGTAGTTGAAATGTCCCAAGATATTACTGATATCAAAAAATTGGAAGGTCAAAAACGGCTTTTGGAATGGAATTAA
- a CDS encoding tyrosine-type recombinase/integrase yields the protein MASVKIVLVKHKKKKDGSAPIAVRLIKNRKPSYIFTGNYVLEKDWNPTDRYIKKSHPNSTRLNNLLQKKLSEAHASLLDAETSDDNLSTKQISNKVKRKGNRVSFFEVAAERIERKYKAGTFSVAKSELSILCNIEEFLNLNSSEPMESVIEQIKERRKKRMVLRRKPENSMVNSIKAYAKKKTLSFEEIDTAFLNKYKSFCAAYLGQKTRTITNQLIFIRTLFNQVITDGEVDRKYYPFAGEKEKIKITSGHKIGLTKEEVLMIEDLKLEDQTSIWHTRNVWLFSFYFAGIRISDVLEMRWSDFKDGRLFYTMNKNEKPVSLKIPEKAKIIIELYKRKRKSSDYIFPFLHNVNPKNEYDKFVKIRNASRLFDKYLKRIAKQCGIEKNLSNHIARHSFGNIAGDSISPHMLQKLYRHSDLKTTIGYQANFIHKEADDALDAVVNF from the coding sequence ATGGCGTCAGTAAAGATAGTACTTGTCAAGCATAAAAAGAAGAAAGATGGTTCAGCCCCTATTGCCGTTCGCTTGATAAAAAATCGTAAACCTAGTTATATCTTTACAGGGAATTACGTTCTTGAAAAGGATTGGAATCCTACAGATCGATATATAAAAAAGTCGCATCCGAATTCGACAAGATTAAATAATTTACTGCAAAAAAAGTTGAGTGAAGCTCATGCCAGTCTTCTTGATGCGGAAACGAGCGACGATAATCTATCAACAAAACAAATATCGAATAAAGTAAAGCGCAAGGGAAATAGAGTTTCATTTTTTGAAGTTGCAGCAGAGCGAATCGAACGTAAGTATAAAGCTGGAACGTTTTCCGTTGCGAAATCAGAACTGTCCATTCTTTGCAACATAGAAGAGTTTTTAAATTTAAATTCTAGTGAGCCTATGGAATCTGTAATCGAACAGATAAAGGAACGTCGTAAAAAAAGAATGGTTCTCAGACGTAAACCGGAAAATTCCATGGTTAACAGCATTAAAGCTTATGCCAAGAAGAAAACACTTTCTTTTGAGGAAATCGACACGGCTTTTTTGAATAAATATAAATCTTTTTGTGCTGCATATTTGGGTCAAAAAACACGCACAATTACAAACCAATTGATTTTTATTCGCACCCTTTTTAATCAAGTCATTACTGATGGTGAAGTTGATAGAAAGTATTATCCATTTGCAGGAGAGAAGGAAAAAATTAAAATTACCTCCGGCCATAAAATAGGATTGACAAAAGAAGAAGTCTTAATGATAGAAGATTTGAAATTGGAGGATCAAACAAGTATCTGGCATACCCGGAACGTATGGTTATTTTCTTTTTACTTTGCCGGAATCAGAATATCTGACGTGTTAGAGATGAGATGGTCCGACTTTAAAGATGGGCGTCTGTTCTATACTATGAATAAAAATGAAAAACCGGTTAGCCTTAAAATACCTGAAAAAGCGAAGATAATTATTGAACTATATAAAAGGAAGCGCAAATCTTCGGATTATATCTTTCCGTTTTTGCACAATGTAAACCCAAAAAATGAATATGATAAATTTGTCAAAATCAGAAACGCAAGTAGGTTGTTCGATAAATATTTAAAGCGTATAGCAAAGCAGTGCGGTATCGAAAAGAACCTATCGAATCATATTGCCCGTCACAGTTTCGGGAATATTGCCGGAGATTCTATTAGTCCGCATATGCTTCAAAAGCTATACCGTCACAGTGATCTTAAAACTACGATAGGGTACCAAGCGAACTTCATTCACAAGGAAGCTGATGATGCATTGGATGCTGTTGTAAATTTTTAG
- a CDS encoding ISAon1 family transposase has protein sequence MVSTKANDCHTIGGFYGVNGKRLQRQFRDYLSEFKQWKERPHAKEWLIFPENIGPYLSIDETALSKGELYTIITNKKAKGKKGAIVAIFSGTKVGPIIEQLLKISAKKRSEVKEITLDMANSMKTIAKQCFPKAIQVTDRFHVQKLALEALQDIRIKHRWDAIDQENEQIKQARAKNGTFAPKEFSNGDTRKQLLARSRYLLYKSPNNWTQNQSERSKILFDQYPDIKVAFDLVQGLRNIFNTATSIQIAYTKLAHWYKDVENTGFRAFNTIANTISLNYRSILNYFINRSTNASAESFNAKIKAFRAQFRGVKNVEFFLYRLTTIFA, from the coding sequence TTGGTCAGTACCAAAGCTAATGACTGTCATACCATTGGCGGGTTTTATGGGGTCAACGGCAAAAGACTACAGCGACAGTTTCGTGATTACTTAAGCGAGTTCAAACAATGGAAGGAGAGACCACATGCCAAGGAGTGGCTCATATTTCCTGAGAATATAGGACCTTATCTGTCCATTGACGAAACGGCCCTCTCCAAGGGGGAACTCTATACCATTATCACCAATAAAAAGGCCAAGGGCAAGAAAGGAGCTATAGTGGCCATATTCTCCGGCACCAAGGTGGGGCCGATCATAGAGCAACTGCTAAAGATATCGGCCAAGAAAAGATCCGAGGTCAAGGAAATTACCCTGGATATGGCCAACTCCATGAAGACCATCGCCAAACAATGCTTCCCAAAAGCGATACAGGTGACGGACAGGTTCCACGTACAGAAACTTGCACTGGAAGCCCTTCAGGATATCAGGATCAAGCACAGGTGGGACGCCATAGACCAGGAGAACGAACAGATAAAACAGGCAAGGGCAAAGAACGGAACATTCGCCCCAAAAGAGTTCAGCAATGGGGACACAAGGAAACAGCTATTGGCCAGAAGTAGATACCTCCTTTATAAATCGCCAAACAATTGGACGCAAAACCAATCCGAAAGAAGCAAAATATTGTTCGATCAATATCCCGATATAAAGGTCGCCTTCGACCTGGTACAGGGGCTAAGGAACATATTCAATACGGCAACTTCTATACAAATAGCATATACAAAGCTGGCACATTGGTACAAGGACGTAGAAAACACGGGCTTCAGGGCCTTCAATACAATTGCCAACACTATATCCCTCAATTATAGATCGATCCTAAACTATTTTATAAATAGAAGTACAAACGCATCCGCTGAATCATTTAATGCTAAAATAAAAGCTTTTAGAGCTCAGTTTAGAGGTGTGAAAAATGTAGAATTCTTCCTTTATAGATTGACCACAATTTTTGCATAA
- a CDS encoding tetratricopeptide repeat protein, whose protein sequence is MANLQNIFIFCRRHLLYLLLILSFIQYSCRDQSSKYIPVTEGIVHDVFTSTESIDDNNFVGNKNCKECHVKEFETWKGSDHDNSMQVANRKTILAKFEGERFKSQGITSRFFQKEKEFYVNTEGPDGEYHDYKIVYVFGIRPLQQYIVQFPKGRYQCLRTAWDTQKNKWFDLYPNFKIVHSEWLHWSRGGMNWNNMCSDCHSTNVRKNYNPNDRSYSTKFSEINVSCETCHGPGKRHINEVKSLGSTYDSLSGYMQMTAKTNAHKLVDECARCHMRREQISEGFNFEGTMMDHYFPQLIESPIYYPDGQISDEDYVYGSFIQSKMYQNNVSCKDCHDSHSLKLKFEGNKLCLQCHQPKYDHVDHHRHKSGGEGAKCINCHMPGKFYMGNDFRRDHSFRIPRPDLSIKYSTPNACTQCHTDKTEQWAWQAFKKNYGVPDYVHFSEKLVPGIIGDPDAANGLLELAHDQDLPEMARASAVKVLVNYQVQDDLNTFIALLSDQSPLVRGAALDVLGQINSMNYTEYLLPRLKDGKRANRVKAFYALASVGEFQIPNEYKTEYGKVEKEFMAYLRINGDFSGGQGRKAAYYERKGDLDLAMEAYVEALKIDKDNNMIRSNLANLYYRLGDTQNAEKAFREIIEQEPEFGGSYYSLALLLSELGRMNDAVIEMEHAHRLMPSNIRAIYNLGLLYQKVGKPKEAENILSSGLWVDAENEDILYALAFLYLQEKQKENALQTAKRIIALYPNKSEYQNLLRQANSL, encoded by the coding sequence ATGGCCAACTTACAAAATATATTCATTTTTTGCCGAAGGCATTTACTATACCTACTTCTTATCCTTTCTTTTATTCAATATTCCTGTAGGGACCAAAGCTCAAAATACATTCCGGTTACAGAGGGAATCGTCCATGACGTCTTTACGTCGACAGAATCTATAGATGATAATAATTTTGTTGGGAACAAAAACTGCAAGGAGTGCCATGTCAAGGAATTTGAAACATGGAAGGGTTCGGACCATGACAACTCCATGCAGGTCGCGAACAGGAAAACCATTCTGGCAAAATTTGAAGGGGAACGGTTTAAGAGCCAGGGCATAACATCCCGGTTCTTCCAAAAGGAAAAGGAGTTTTATGTAAATACGGAAGGTCCCGATGGCGAATACCACGATTACAAAATTGTATATGTTTTTGGAATCAGGCCGCTTCAACAATATATTGTCCAGTTCCCAAAAGGAAGATATCAATGCCTGAGAACGGCTTGGGACACCCAGAAAAATAAATGGTTCGATCTGTACCCGAATTTTAAGATAGTTCATTCGGAATGGTTGCATTGGTCTAGGGGGGGGATGAATTGGAACAATATGTGTTCGGATTGCCACTCGACAAATGTCCGAAAAAATTATAATCCTAACGACCGATCGTACAGCACAAAATTTTCTGAAATCAACGTGAGTTGTGAAACATGCCATGGCCCAGGTAAAAGGCATATAAACGAAGTGAAGTCCTTGGGCTCTACCTATGACTCCCTTTCAGGGTATATGCAAATGACGGCTAAGACCAACGCCCACAAACTGGTGGATGAATGTGCCAGGTGCCATATGCGAAGAGAGCAGATTTCTGAAGGGTTTAATTTTGAAGGGACAATGATGGACCACTATTTCCCACAATTGATAGAATCACCGATCTATTATCCCGATGGCCAAATTTCTGATGAAGATTATGTGTATGGTTCGTTTATACAGAGTAAAATGTACCAGAACAACGTATCCTGTAAAGATTGCCACGATAGTCACTCCCTCAAATTAAAATTTGAAGGGAACAAACTATGCCTTCAGTGCCATCAGCCCAAATATGATCATGTTGATCACCACCGCCACAAAAGCGGGGGGGAAGGTGCCAAATGTATCAATTGCCATATGCCGGGAAAATTTTATATGGGCAACGATTTTAGGAGAGATCATAGTTTTAGAATCCCAAGGCCCGACCTAAGTATCAAATATAGTACGCCAAATGCCTGCACCCAATGTCATACGGATAAAACTGAGCAATGGGCATGGCAGGCGTTCAAGAAAAATTATGGAGTGCCGGACTACGTTCATTTTTCGGAAAAGCTGGTTCCCGGAATTATTGGGGATCCGGATGCCGCTAATGGCCTATTGGAGCTTGCACACGACCAAGACCTGCCCGAAATGGCACGGGCATCCGCGGTAAAGGTTTTGGTAAATTACCAGGTGCAAGACGACCTCAATACTTTTATAGCCCTTCTAAGTGACCAATCACCCTTGGTACGAGGAGCTGCCTTGGATGTTTTGGGCCAAATAAATTCCATGAATTATACAGAATATTTATTGCCAAGATTGAAGGACGGGAAAAGGGCCAACAGGGTAAAGGCATTTTATGCACTTGCATCGGTTGGAGAATTTCAAATTCCCAATGAATACAAGACGGAATATGGAAAAGTTGAAAAGGAGTTTATGGCGTATTTGCGGATAAATGGTGATTTTTCAGGAGGGCAGGGAAGGAAGGCGGCCTATTACGAAAGGAAGGGTGATTTAGACCTTGCAATGGAGGCATACGTTGAGGCCTTAAAAATCGACAAAGACAACAACATGATCAGAAGTAATCTTGCAAATCTCTATTATAGGTTGGGGGATACCCAGAATGCTGAAAAGGCCTTTAGGGAAATCATTGAACAGGAACCAGAATTTGGCGGCTCCTACTACTCCTTGGCGCTGCTACTATCCGAATTGGGACGAATGAATGATGCTGTAATCGAAATGGAACATGCACATAGATTAATGCCGTCCAATATCAGGGCCATATATAATTTAGGCTTGTTATATCAAAAGGTTGGAAAACCAAAGGAAGCAGAAAATATCCTTTCCAGCGGTCTATGGGTCGACGCCGAAAATGAGGATATACTTTATGCCCTGGCCTTTTTGTACTTACAGGAAAAACAAAAAGAGAACGCATTGCAAACTGCCAAAAGAATAATAGCATTATACCCTAACAAGTCAGAATATCAGAATTTATTAAGACAGGCAAATAGCCTATAA
- a CDS encoding InlB B-repeat-containing protein, translated as MKILRPYLIFALSFFIAACSKESTVAEESQIQNFTLTVAANEGGSVSTTGGTYKKGTEVTITATPNSEFLFDKWSNGSTDNPLKIIITTAMDLTATFEKKNYTLTINIVGEGTINEEVVNTNKVATDYESGSTVKLTPEPSEEWIFVGWTGAVESTESPIEILVDKAKQITATFVPVQYNLMVTSGQGGTVDNVSGQYDAGSQITITATTESDFIFSHWSDDLEENPRTITITSDLEISAMFQDKSQIEDGFYLHIGTIIEGEFYGYDSTFVFEYLNNEAISCGTAYTDLASFPIFKDIGYVPGQPDEALSDVLISRNRINREYLNAGILNSWVLEKIDESEIPNKRTHEEIMALVQGKGFWSDPVYSQIDPLVPESYVRAFLADAERHGLDLSFVDVNQILIEFREEGTAGASHLSCVDDERVHLSYTTAFWKSTSYFDIQNERLTVMYHELGHDILNSGHPSTGDMKQFMNQALGDVGPIVWDDSKPMFSFRRMVDDMFSGVGLDYPCTNGAIDYSSNSTKSSKSTRYSGECFPFKKQDLPIFK; from the coding sequence ATGAAAATATTAAGACCTTATTTAATTTTTGCTCTATCATTTTTTATTGCAGCTTGTTCCAAAGAAAGCACGGTTGCTGAAGAGTCCCAAATTCAAAATTTCACGTTAACCGTGGCAGCCAATGAGGGTGGCTCTGTTTCCACCACTGGAGGAACCTATAAGAAAGGGACAGAAGTTACCATAACCGCAACGCCCAACTCAGAATTTTTATTTGATAAATGGTCCAATGGCTCAACGGATAATCCTTTAAAAATCATCATCACCACGGCAATGGATTTGACCGCAACTTTTGAAAAGAAAAATTACACATTGACAATAAATATTGTTGGTGAGGGCACAATAAACGAGGAGGTTGTGAACACTAATAAAGTTGCAACAGATTATGAATCGGGAAGTACCGTTAAACTAACACCTGAACCTTCCGAGGAGTGGATATTCGTAGGTTGGACAGGGGCAGTCGAATCTACCGAAAGTCCTATAGAGATTTTGGTTGATAAAGCCAAACAAATTACGGCCACCTTTGTGCCAGTTCAATATAACCTAATGGTTACTTCAGGGCAAGGAGGGACGGTAGATAATGTTAGTGGTCAATATGATGCTGGTTCACAAATTACAATAACGGCAACAACTGAGAGTGACTTCATTTTTTCACATTGGTCCGATGACTTAGAAGAAAACCCCCGGACAATCACAATTACTTCCGATTTGGAGATTTCAGCCATGTTTCAAGACAAGTCTCAAATAGAAGATGGGTTTTATTTACATATTGGAACTATCATTGAAGGCGAATTTTATGGCTACGATTCAACCTTCGTTTTTGAATATTTAAATAATGAAGCAATTTCATGCGGAACGGCCTATACCGATTTAGCATCCTTTCCCATCTTTAAGGATATTGGTTATGTGCCAGGCCAACCTGATGAAGCACTTTCAGACGTTTTGATCTCTAGAAATAGAATTAATAGGGAATATTTAAATGCTGGCATATTAAATTCTTGGGTTTTAGAAAAAATTGATGAAAGCGAAATTCCAAATAAAAGAACGCATGAAGAAATAATGGCATTGGTCCAAGGCAAAGGCTTTTGGAGTGATCCCGTTTACTCACAGATAGACCCCTTGGTTCCCGAGTCCTATGTACGTGCTTTTTTAGCTGATGCCGAACGGCATGGGCTTGATCTCTCCTTTGTAGATGTAAATCAAATATTAATAGAATTTAGAGAAGAGGGTACAGCAGGAGCTTCACATCTTTCTTGTGTTGATGATGAACGAGTACACCTAAGTTATACAACAGCATTTTGGAAAAGCACCTCCTATTTTGATATTCAGAATGAAAGGTTGACCGTAATGTACCATGAACTCGGGCACGATATTTTAAACTCTGGCCATCCGTCCACAGGTGACATGAAACAATTCATGAATCAGGCATTAGGGGATGTCGGCCCTATAGTATGGGACGACTCAAAACCTATGTTTTCTTTCAGACGCATGGTAGATGATATGTTCTCGGGAGTGGGATTGGATTACCCATGTACCAATGGAGCTATTGATTACTCATCAAATTCCACTAAAAGTTCCAAATCCACGAGGTACTCGGGAGAATGCTTTCCCTTTAAAAAGCAAGACTTACCAATTTTTAAATAG
- a CDS encoding putative zinc-binding protein produces the protein MEKHKQSTVPLIYSCSGCSNVAQLANDIAVKINFDGIAEMSCIAGVGGKVKSLVKKARSSRPIIVIDGCPLQCAKECLKNIDIEPNEHIILTDYDLKKKYNTRLKLEDETDIFEQIVKKIKKM, from the coding sequence ATGGAAAAGCATAAGCAAAGTACGGTACCTTTAATATATTCCTGTTCAGGTTGTAGCAATGTGGCGCAATTGGCGAACGATATTGCCGTAAAAATAAATTTCGATGGTATCGCTGAGATGTCTTGTATAGCTGGGGTAGGCGGCAAGGTCAAATCACTTGTTAAAAAGGCCAGGTCCAGTAGGCCGATCATTGTTATTGACGGATGCCCCCTTCAATGTGCCAAAGAGTGTCTGAAGAACATTGACATCGAACCCAATGAGCATATCATTTTAACGGACTATGATCTAAAGAAAAAATATAATACCCGTTTAAAATTAGAGGATGAAACAGATATTTTTGAGCAAATCGTAAAAAAAATAAAAAAGATGTAA
- a CDS encoding ISAon1 family transposase N-terminal region protein, whose amino-acid sequence MELSIDLLKLILPELLITHFDLVAHKTEGGTLHFYFEEKKDTPKEERHRTLIAHGFHKEIVVQDFPLRGKSVYLHIKRRRWLDRATGQAVQRDWDLVAQGTRMTVEFAAFLKVLGQYQS is encoded by the coding sequence TTGGAATTATCTATAGACCTATTAAAGCTTATACTGCCCGAACTATTAATAACCCACTTCGACCTGGTCGCCCATAAAACAGAAGGTGGTACGCTTCATTTTTATTTTGAAGAAAAAAAGGATACCCCTAAAGAGGAAAGGCATCGCACTTTAATAGCCCATGGTTTTCACAAAGAGATCGTCGTCCAGGACTTTCCATTACGGGGAAAGTCGGTGTATCTCCATATTAAGCGGCGCCGTTGGCTGGACAGGGCCACGGGCCAGGCCGTGCAAAGAGATTGGGATCTAGTGGCACAGGGGACTCGTATGACCGTAGAGTTCGCTGCTTTTTTAAAAGTACTTGGTCAGTACCAAAGCTAA
- the nadA gene encoding quinolinate synthase NadA, translating to MDLKERINELRQEKNAVILAHYYQRDEIQEIADYVGDSLGLSQRAAETDASIIVFAGVHFMAETAKILNPTKKVLLPDLNAGCSLADSCPPEAFSKFIKAHPDHLVITYINCSAEIKAMSDIVCTSSNALKIVESVPKDKPIIFAPDKNLGRYISKKTGRDLLLWDGSCVVHEAFSVDKLLALYKTYPESKIIAHPESEEHILDLATYIGSTSGMINYVKTHPKEQFIVATEAGILHKMQLEVPTTVLIPAPAEEDNTCACSECAYMKVNTLQKIYDCLLNETPQIEVQEDIRLRALQPIQRMLELSK from the coding sequence ATGGATTTAAAAGAGAGAATAAATGAGTTAAGGCAAGAAAAGAATGCCGTAATTCTGGCACATTACTACCAGCGCGATGAGATACAAGAAATCGCTGATTACGTTGGGGATAGTTTGGGGCTTTCACAAAGGGCCGCTGAAACAGATGCATCCATTATCGTGTTTGCTGGGGTACATTTTATGGCTGAGACCGCTAAAATCCTCAATCCAACAAAAAAGGTGCTACTGCCCGACCTAAATGCAGGTTGTTCGTTGGCGGATTCTTGTCCACCTGAGGCATTTTCAAAATTCATAAAGGCGCACCCCGATCACTTGGTTATTACATATATTAATTGTTCTGCAGAAATTAAAGCAATGAGCGACATTGTATGTACCTCCTCCAATGCCCTTAAAATAGTGGAGTCAGTACCTAAGGACAAACCAATTATTTTTGCCCCCGACAAAAACTTGGGACGCTATATAAGTAAAAAAACGGGACGAGACCTATTGCTGTGGGATGGTTCCTGTGTAGTTCATGAGGCTTTTTCCGTAGATAAGCTCTTGGCCCTCTATAAGACCTATCCCGAATCAAAAATAATAGCCCATCCGGAATCAGAGGAGCACATCCTAGATCTAGCTACCTATATTGGCTCCACTTCAGGTATGATAAATTATGTAAAAACCCACCCCAAGGAACAGTTTATTGTTGCCACGGAAGCCGGTATATTACACAAAATGCAACTAGAGGTCCCCACTACCGTTCTTATTCCGGCCCCTGCAGAGGAAGATAACACCTGTGCCTGCAGTGAATGTGCTTATATGAAAGTCAATACTCTTCAAAAAATTTATGATTGTCTTTTAAATGAAACGCCGCAAATTGAAGTTCAAGAAGACATAAGGTTGCGTGCACTACAACCTATTCAAAGAATGTTGGAATTATCTAAATAA